In one window of Mercurialis annua linkage group LG4, ddMerAnnu1.2, whole genome shotgun sequence DNA:
- the LOC126678740 gene encoding U4/U6 small nuclear ribonucleoprotein PRP4-like protein, with protein MEPEDQISSPSPLTSNLPEPVPPGVPPFIPPIAPLPIRPPPPAPPATSLNNGQSMKIDDDSDSDNEQQQDGNGNEYIESETSKQQRERQQKALQELLMKRRAAALAVPTNDKAVRARLRRLGEPITLFGEREMERRDRLRMLMAKLDSEGQLEKLMIAHEEDVLASVAGADEQDEMMLEYPFFTEGSKALLDARVRIAKYSIVKAASRIQRMRRKRDDPDEDVDAEIDWVLNQAGRFALDCSEIGDDRPLSGCSFSNDGQLLATCSLTGVAKLWSMPQVKKVSNLKGHKERATDVVFSPVHNHVATASADRTARLWNTDGSCLRTFQGHLDRLARIAFHPTGQYLGTTSFDKTWRLWDVETGEELLLQEGHSRSVYGIAFHHDGSLAASGGLDALARVWDLRSGKSTIAFQGHVKPVLGISFSPNGYHLATGGEDNTCRIWDLRKKKSLYVIPAHSNLISQVKFEPQEGYYLVTSSYDMTAKVWSGRDFKPVKTLSAHEAKVTSLDVGADGRYIATVSHDRTIKLWCSSSNEKEAMDED; from the exons ATGGAACCCGAAGATCAAATTTCATCTCCGTCACCGTTAACTTCAAATCTACCGGAACCGGTTCCACCAGGAGTCCCACCATTCATTCCTCCGATCGCACCGCTCCCAATCCGACCACCACCGCCAGCGCCACCGGCAACTTCCCTGAACAACGGACAATCAATGAAAATAGACGACGACTCAGATTCAGACAATGAACAACAACAGGACGGTAATGGTAATGAATACATAGAATCAGAAACAAGCAAACAGCAAAGAGAACGCCAACAGAAGGCATTGCAAGAACTATTGATGAAGCGACGGGCAGCTGCGTTAGCTGTGCCGACTAACGACAAGGCGGTTCGTGCCCGTCTCCGGAGACTAGGGGAACCAATTACGCTGTTCGGAGAACGGGAAATGGAGAGGCGTGATAGGCTGCGAATGCTGATGGCGAAACTGGATTCAGAGGGACAGTTGGAGAAGCTTATGATTGCCCATGAAGAAGATGTGTTAGCTAGTGTTGCTGGTGCGGATGAGCAGGATGAGATGATGCTGGAGTATCCGTTTTTTACGGAAGGAAGTAAGGCGTTGTTGGACGCGAGGGTTAGGATTGCTAAGTATAGTATTGTTAAGGCTGCGTCAAGGATTCAGAGGATGAGGAGGAAAAGGGATGACCCTGATGAGGATGTTGATGCTGAGATTGATTGGGTGTTGAATCAGGCTGGGAGATTTGCTCTTGATTGTAGTGAAATTGGTGATGATAGACCCCTTTCTGGCTGTTCTTTTTCGAATGATGGGCAGCTTCTTGCTACTTG TTCTTTAACTGGAGTTGCTAAATTATGGAGCATGCCTCAAGTAAAGAAGGTTTCTAACTTGAAGGGACACAAGGAGCGTGCAACTGATGTTGTATTTTCTCCTGTGCACAACCATGTGGCTACTGCCTCAGCTGATCGAACAGCAAGGTTGTGGAACACTGATGGTTCATGTCTCAGGACATTCCAGGGCCATCTGGATCGTCTTGCCCGTATTGCTTTTCATCCCACGGGGCAGTATTTGGGCACTACAAGCTTTGACAAGACTTGGAGACTGTGGGATGTTGAGACGGGAGAGGAGTTGCTTCTGCAAGAAGGTCATAGCCGGAGTGTATATGGGATTGCATTCCACCATGATGGTTCTTTGGCAGCATCTGGCGGGTTAGATGCACTTGCGCGTGTATGGGACCTTCGTTCTGGAAAGAGCACAATTGCTTTTCAAGGCCATGTTAAGCCG gTTCTTGGTATTAGTTTTTCACCAAATGGATATCATTTGGCGACGGGAGGTGAAGATAATACCTGTCGAATATGGGATTTAAGGAAGAAAAAGTCGTTATATGTCATACCAGCACACTCAAATCTAATATCACAAGTGAAATTTGAACCCCAGGAGGGCTACTACCTGGTCACATCATCTTATGACATGACTGCTAAG GTTTGGTCCGGCCGGGATTTTAAGCCTGTCAAGACATTATCAGCGCATGAAGCAAAAGTTACTTCTTTGGATGTTGGTGCAG ATGGGCGGTATATTGCAACAGTCTCTCATGATCGAACCATCAAGCTGTGGTGCAGCAGCAGTAATGAAAAAGAGGCTATGGATGAAGACTAA
- the LOC126679283 gene encoding uncharacterized protein LOC126679283: MAARRRATPTPTIQTTTISQETMADPPISPPKSAFILKFFLLLLAPYSYFLFFHYKIHHDHRRSILISFALSLAGFFFTLRLIPVASRYVLRRNLFGFDINKKGTPQGTVKVPESLGIVIGIVFLVLAILFQYFNFTADSIWLVEYNAALACICFMTLLGFVDDVLDVPWRVKLLLPSIAALPLLMAYAGHTTIIIPKPLSPYVGLEVLDLGWMYKLYMGLLAVFCTNSINIHAGLNGLEVGQTVVIASAILIHNIMQIGASEDPEYQQAHLFSVYLVQPLLATSMALLSYNWYPSSVFVGDTFTYFAGMTMAVAGILGHFSETLLLFFLPQVINFLLSLPQLSGYVYCPRHRLPRFDPQTGLLTGTNDGTLVNVYLRMFGRKTEKSLCIHLLLVQAIACCFCFLLRYLLAGWYK; the protein is encoded by the exons ATGGCAGCTCGCAGGAGAGCTACTCCAACTCCAACAAtacaaacaacaacaatttcTCAAGAAACTATGGCTGACCCTCCAATTTCTCCTCCAAAATCAGCCTTCATTCTTAAATTCTTTTTGTTACTTCTAGCTCCTTACTCTTATTTCCTCTTCTTCCACTACAAGATCCACCATGATCACAGAAGATCAATTCTCATCAGTTTTGCTCTCAGTCTTGCTGGCTTTTTCTTCACTCTCAGGCTCATTCCCGTCGCTTCCAGATATGTTTTGAGAAGAAATCTTTTTGGGTTTGATATTAATAAGAAGGGTACCCCTCAGGGTACTGTCAAAGT GCCTGAATCATTGGGTATAGTGATTGGAATAGTGTTCCTCGTATTGGCAATTTTGTTTCAGTATTTTAACTTCACAGCAGATTCCATT TGGCTTGTTGAGTACAATGCAGCTTTAGCATGCATCTGCTTCATGACTCTACTTGGATTTGTGGATGATGTCCTTGATGTTCCCTGGAGAGT GAAATTACTCCTTCCATCAATTGCTGCCCTTCCATTATTGATGGCATATGCTGGACATACAACTATCATAATACCCAAGCCTCTCTCCCCATATGTTGGACTTGAGGTGTTAGACCTAG gATGGATGTATAAGCTATATATGGGTCTTTTGGCCGTTTTCTGCACAAATTCCATTAACATTCACGCTGGTTTAAATGGTCTTGAAGTTGGGCAAACAGTTGTAATCGCATCTGCG ATTTTGATACATAACATTATGCAAATTGGAGCATCTGAGGATCCTGAGTACCAACAGGCCCATTTATTCTCTGTTTATCTTGTTCAACCTTTACTAGCCACCTCCATGGCTCTACTTTCTTACAACTG GTATCCTTCTTCAGTTTTTGTCGGAGATACTTTTACATACTTTGCTGGGATGACTATGGCTGTTGCTGGGATTTTAGGCCATTTCAG TGAGACACTCCTGCTTTTCTTTTTACCTCAAGTAATAAACTTTCTCTTGTCACTTCCCCAG CTTTCTGGCTATGTCTATTGCCCCCGGCATCGCCTGCCTAG GTTCGATCCTCAGACAGGATTGCTGACTGGAACTAATGATGGAACCCTCGTTAACGTCTATTTAAGGATGTTTGGCCGGAAGACTGAAAAGTCCCTTTGCAttcatcttcttcttgttcAG GCTATTGCATGCTGCTTCTGTTTCTTGCTGAGGTATTTACTTGCCGGCTGGTACAAATGA